TCCGTTTCCGGCGGGGAGTCGACGACGGTCTTCTCTTTCGGGTCATGCCAGGCCTCTCGGAAAGGGGGTCCGCGGTGGGGGACATGGGGTGCCCACGCCCTGTTTCCCCGCAGACGAAGGCCGCGCCGCGCGGCCCCAGGGTACCCCACCTGCACGGCTCACCGCCACGGACTCGGACTCATCAGCCGTTCCCCTCGGCCCGGGCAGGTAGCTGAAGCACGGCGCCTGGATCTTGCGGGAGCGGGTGTTGGTGCCTTGGGTGGAGCGAGACGGTTCAGGACTCCGGCGGTTCCAGCAGGAACCGCCACGCGGGGATCACATCCACCCGACCGGCGTCGGGGTCCACGCGTTCCTCCTGGGTGCGGGTCACCACCGGACCCCGGGAGATTCCTTGTTCCTTCGACCGGAGCGACGACACCGGAGTGGTCCTGGTGCTTCCAGGCGGCGAAGCAAACCTGGAGTTCGTGCGTCCCGTCACGGAAGGACGCCGCCGCATCCGGCGGCGAAGGTCGTGGCGCAGTGGATCGCGTCCGGGGTGCGCAGGCCGTACGGCCCCGGATCGCACCGTTTGTCTGGCGTAGGTCCGCGCCACGGTGCCGAAGCCCGGCGCGGAGTCAGGGGGACCCTCTCCCCCGGGCGCCCTTGTTGCCGCGGCTGCGGTGCGGCGGTACGGAGTGCGCGTCGAGACAACGGGGCGTCACTTGGCGACGAAGCGCACACCTGGAAGTCCCCGGAGGTCGGCATCCGACGTCACCAGTTCCGCCCCGTGCCGCCGGGCTGTCGCGTACACCATCGCGCCGGCCATCGCCAATCCGTGCCGGAGGGCGTGGTCTGCGGCTTCCAGGGTCAGGGCTGCATCGAGGGATACCACGGTGCTTTGTTGCATGAAGCCGCTACACCGCAGGGCCACCTCTTCCCCCGCCTTTGCGGCGAGCACCTTGTACACCTCGTACAACACCACGGCCGGAACCAAGACGGCCTCGGAGGGTGTGAGGAGCTCTGCATAGGCGTCGGCGGCGGGCCCGTCGGTGAACACCTCGAGCCACCCGCAGGAGTCAACCACCCTCATCCGAGTCTGTCCGTTTTGTCCCGATAGCCGGAAACGTCGCAGCCCTTCGCAACTCCCCGAAGTTCCTCGAGGGTCTGCAAGGGCACCATGTACACGATGCCCCCCTTCTCGAAGACCTGGAGTTTTTGGCGGGGCTTGAGGCCGGCCGCCTTCCGGATCGGAGCCGGTATCACCACCTGAAATTTCGAAGAGATCGTGGTCTCCATTGGCCGCCCTCCGAGGAGACGTACATCGAGAAGTCGATCGTTGGCAAGAACGTAAAACAGGGCATCCCATCCGTCAACCGGTGGGGGCTATACCGAGTCGGGCCGCTCCCCCCACGCCCGCGCCCTTGGGGGGCCGCTCTGCGAAGCACAACTGGCAACTTTTCTTTCCGGTTTGTCCGGAAGCCGGAAAGAACCCTTTCCAGCTTCCCGTCGACGGCCTCGTCGGCCGGCGTTTACCGGCCTTTGGCGTCCGACTCGCCGGACAGGATCTGTCCGGCATGCTTGGTACTCTCGCCCATTCCCCCAGGGGCAACGTTGCCGCTGCGCGGCCTGGCGGGGTACGATGGAGCGGCGACCTACCAGGAGGGGGTTGGGGTGAACGCGATCTCGACCATGTAGCCAACTCGACGGCCTCGCTCGGCGGAACCATCCGCCGGCGGGGCCGTTGTTGTTTGGATCGCCGGGCCGTTGGCGAGAAGGAGCGGAAGGACACGATGGCCATGGAAGCGCAGGAGAACCGGTTTCTGGAGGTGTTGCGCGAGCTCGGCGGAAGGGCCGGGAACGAGGCCTTGCGGGCTCGGCTGGGCTGGAGCTCGGGGCAGTACGAGGCCGTACGCCAGATGCTCTTGGACGAGGGAGCGATCCAGAAGGGCCGTGGTCGGGGCGGATCGGTGCGGCTGGCCGGAGGGGAGGCCGCGGAGAAAAAGCCTGACGCTTCCGGCGAGGGGAGCAAGAAGGCCGGAACCCGCGGCTCGGGGGCCCGCGGGGGGCGTTCGGCGGGCCGGGCAAAGCGGTCCGGCACGAAGAACGGCGCGAACAACGGCGCCAACCTCGGCTTCGAGAACAAGCTCTGGGAGATGGCCGACAAGCTGCGCGGCCACATGGACGCCTCGGAGTACAAGCACGTGGTGCTGGGTCTCATCTTTCTCAAGTACATCTCCGACGCGTTCCAGGAGAAGTACCAGGAGCTCGAGGCCAAGCGGGAGACCGAGTACACCGATCCGGAGGACCGCGACGAGTACCTGGCCGAGAACATCTTCTGGGTGCCGCCCGAGGCCCGCTGGGAGAAGATCCAGGCCGCGGCGCCCCAGCCCACCATCGGCCAGACGATCGACGGGGCCATGGCCGCGATCGAGCGGGAGAACCCGAGCCTCAAAGGCGTGCTGCCCAAGGACTACTCCCGCCCCACCCTGGACAAGACCCGCCTGGGCGAGCTCGTGAAGCTCGTCGGCGACATCGACCTCAAGGCCCGGGAGTCGGGCGTCAAGGACCCGCTGGGCCGGGTGTACGAGTACTTCCTGGGCCGGTTCGCCGCGGCCGAGGGCAAGGGCGGGGGCGAGTTCTACACGCCCCAGTGCGTGGTGCAGCTCCTCGTCGAGATGATCCAGCCCTACCAGGGCCGGGTGTACGACCCATGCTGCGGCTCCGGCGGCATGTTCGTGCAGTCCGAGAAGTTCGTGGAGGAGCACGGCGGCCGGCGCGGCGACATCGCCATCTACGGCCAGGAGTCCAACCCCACCACCTGGCGCCTGGCCAAGATGAACCTGGCCATCCGCCGCATCGACGCCGACCTGGGGCCGCACCACGCCGACACCTTTCACAACGACCTGCACAAGGACCGCAAGGCCGACTACCTGCTGGCCAACCCGCCATTCAACATGAGCGACTGGGGCGGCGAGCGGCTCCGGGAAGACCCCCGCTGGCGGTACGGCGTGCCGCCGGCCAACAACGCCAACTACGCCTGGATCCAGCACTTCATCCACCACCTGGCCCCGAACGGGATCGCCGGCTTCGTCATGGCCAACGGCTCCCTGTCCACCTCGACCAACGCGGAGTTCGCCATCCGCAAAGGAATCATCGAGGACGACCTGGTGGACTGTATCGTGGCCCTGCCGGGCCAGCTCTTCTACACCACCCAGATCCCCGTGAGCCTCTGGTTCGTCACCCGCAGCAAGAAGGCCGACCCCAAGCGCGGCTTTCGCGACCGCGCAGGCGAGACCCTCTTCATCGACGCCCGCCGCATGGGCCGGCTGGTGGACCGCGTCCACCGGGAGCTCACACCCGACGAGATCCGGCAGATCGCCGAGGTCTACCACGCCTGGAAAAGGGGTGAAGGCTACGAGGACAAGCCCGGCTGGTGGAAGTCGGCCACCCTTGAGGAGATCCGCGACCACGGCTACGTGCTCACCCCCGGCCGCTACGTGGGCGCCGAGGAGCAGGAAGACGACGGCGTGCCGTTCGAGCAGAAGATGGCCGAGCTGACGAAGAAGCTCTCCGAGCAGTTCAACGAGGCGCACCGGTTGGAGAAAACGATCGTGAAGAACCTGACGACCCTCGGCTTCTGGGAGGGGGAACCGTGACGCCAGAAGGGTTGGAACGGCTGATCTCCGGCGGCGAGAAGCTGAACGTGGAGTTCAAGGGCGAGGCGAGGGGGACGCTCAGCGATCGGGACCTGGTCGAGACCGTCGTCTGCTTGGCGAACCGAAGGAGCAGCGAGCCGGCCTGGTTGCTCATCGGGGTGGAGGACGACGGCCGCGTCACGGGTGCAAGGCCCCGGCACGGGTCCCGGGGAACCGATCCGGCACGCTTGGCCTCGCTGATCGCGGGCCGGACGCGGCCTTCCCTCGCCGTATCGGTGCGTCTGGTTCCGGTCCAGGGGCGAGACGTGCTGGTCATCGAGATTCCGCCCTGCCGGACGCCGGTGGGCACCGCGGACGGTCGTTATCTGCGCCGCGCCCTGGGCGGCGACGGCCGCCCCGCCTGTGTTCCGATGCAACCCCACGAGTTCCATTCTCTTTTGTCCGACCGGGGCTTGGAGGACTACTCCGCCGCCGTGGTCGCCGGGGCTCGCTGGGAGGATCTGGACCCGCTGGAGTTCGAGCGGTTCCGCCGCACCATCCGGGAACGACGCGGCCGGGGCGACGAAACCCTGCTGGACCTCTCGGATCTCGAACTGGCCCGGGCCCTGGGGGCGCTGTGGGCCGACGGCGACGGGGAGGCGATCCGTGTTCTGGGCTTGCTCCTGTTCGGCAAGGAAGAGGCGTTGCGGCGCCACCTCCCCACCCACGAGGTGGCGTTCCAGGTGCTGCGGCAGCAGGCGGTGGAGGTCAACGACTTCTTTCGGTGGCCGGTGCTTCGCGTGATGGAAGAGCTGGAAACCCGATTCCGCGCCAAGGTCGGGGAGAAGGAGGTCCTCGTCGGCATGCTGCGGGTGGGCGTGCCCGACTACCCCCCCGCGGCCTTTCGGGAGGCGGTGGCAAATGCGCTGATCCACCGCGACTACACGCGCCTCGGAGCCGTGCACGTCCAGTGGCACGAAGACCGGATCGAGATCTCCAACCCCGGCGGGTTCCCGGAGGGGGTTCGCCTCGACAACCTGCTCGTCACGGCGCCCCGGCCGCGCAACCCCCTGCTGGCCGACGCCTTCAAGCGCGCCGGGATCGTGGAGCGCACCGCGCGCGGGATCGATACCATCTTCCACGAGCAGCTCCGGAACGGCCGTCCGGCGCCCTCCTACGACCGGAGCGACGACACCGGAGTGATCCTGGTGCTTCCGGGCGGCGAAGCGAACCTGGACTTCGTGCGCCTCGTCACGGAAGAAAGCCAGTCAGGGCGGATCCTGGGGCTGGACCAACTGCTCGTGCTCAATGCCTTGTGGCAGGAGCGCTCCCTGACCACGGGCAGGGCGGCCGCCCTCATCCAAAAACCGGAAGCCGAAGCCCGAGCGGTCCTCCATCGGTTGGTGGAGGCGGGGCTCGCAGAGAGCCGCGGACAGCGTAAGGGGAGAACCTGGCACCTGTCCGCCGCCACCTATCGCCGCCTCGGCCAGGAGGCCGCCTACGTCCGGCAGCGCGGTTTCGAGCCCTTTCAGCAGGAGCAGATGGTTTTGCAGTACGTGGAAAAGCACGGGCGCATTACCCGACGGGAGGCGGCGGAGTTGTGCCGGATTAGCGGCCCCCAGGCTTACCGGCTTCTCAATCGCCTTGTAAGACAGGGCCGAATCGCTCGCGAGGGCCGTCGCGGGCGAGGTGTCCGTTATCGGAAAATCACGGATTGAACGAAACAAATGAACGAACCGCGGACATGAATGCACGCGTGCATTTATTTGCACGGCGCGCATTTTCGGTCGCACGCGGTCTCCCTAACGGAGCCGCGTCTTCACTCGAGCTGCACTGCGGGTGCGGAAGAGGTTGAAGACGACGGCGTGCCGTTTGAGCAGAAGATGGCCGGGCTGACAAAGAAGCTCCCGAGCAGTTCAGCTAGGCGCGCCGGCTGGAGAAAGCGATCGTGAAGAACCTTACGACCCTCGGCTTCTGGAAGGGGGAACCGCGAGTCGAATGAACGGCCGCATCACCCGCCGCCGCGAGGTGGCGGAGGTGTGTAGGATCGCTTCCCACCAGGCCCGGGCCTACTGGCGCGGCGGGCTTGAGATGCGCGGAGCCAAGAAATGGACGTCTTATGCGCTGCCTCCAAAGAAAATGGAGGACTCCAAATCAATATGGATGGCTCCCAAATGATCGCCGACCAACGGCCACGGGCTCACCTCCAGGAGTTCAACGTTTTGAGATCACAAAATGTGACCTCAAGGGGGGTCGACGCCATCCGCGAGCTGATGACCCAGCACGAGCCGGAACCCAAGCGGCGAATCGGGTTCGGGGCGGGTGAGGAAAGGTGATGAGGATCGAGAAGAAGTTGGGGGGGTGCGGCATGGGGGGTGAGTGGCGCTGCCTTGAGGTGAGCGAACTCCTCAAGGCGAAAAAGCTTGTTATCGGTGACGGCTATCGAGCCAAGAACAGCGAACTCGGCGCTCACGGCCTCCCGTTTGCCCGTGCGGGTAACATCAATAATGGCTTTAGATTCGAGGGTGCCGATTGCTTTCCAGAAGAAGGCATCGCGAAAGTTGGGCACAAGATCAGCCAGATCGGGGACGTGGTGTTCACCTCGAAAGGCACTGTTGGCAGATTCGCGTTCGTGCGCCAGGATACGCCCCGATTTGTGTATTCTCCGCAGCTATGCTTTTGGAGGTCCATGGACTGGAATTTGATTTACCCTAGGTATCTATATTATTGGATGCAAGGCCGCGAGTTCTTTGTACAACTTATGGGCGTCGCAAGTCAGACCGACATGGCCGAATATGTTAGTTTGAGAGATCAGCGGCGGATGCGTATCACTTTGCCCCCATTACCCGAACAACGCGCCATCGCCCACATCCTGGGCACGCTGGACGACAAGATCGAGCTGAACCGGCGGATGAACGAGACGCTGGAGGCCATGGCGCAGGCGCTGTTCAAGAGCTGGTTCGTGGACTTCGACCCGGTGGTGGTCAACGCCCTGCGCGCCGGCAACCCCATCCCCGAGAAGTTCGGCGCCAAGGCCGCCCACTACCGCGACAACCCCGGCGTCCTCAGGCTACCGGAAGAGATCCTGCGCCTCTTCCCCGACCGCTTCCGGGACTCCGAGTTGGGGC
This is a stretch of genomic DNA from Deferrisoma camini S3R1. It encodes these proteins:
- a CDS encoding restriction endonuclease subunit S, translated to MRIEKKLGGCGMGGEWRCLEVSELLKAKKLVIGDGYRAKNSELGAHGLPFARAGNINNGFRFEGADCFPEEGIAKVGHKISQIGDVVFTSKGTVGRFAFVRQDTPRFVYSPQLCFWRSMDWNLIYPRYLYYWMQGREFFVQLMGVASQTDMAEYVSLRDQRRMRITLPPLPEQRAIAHILGTLDDKIELNRRMNETLEAMAQALFKSWFVDFDPVVVNALRAGNPIPEKFGAKAAHYRDNPGVLRLPEEILRLFPDRFRDSELGPIPEGWGATTIGAEFDLTMGQSPPGSTYNEKGEGLPFFQGRRDFGFRYPSNRIYCAVPTRIARSGDTLVSVRAPVGDINMAYETCCIGRGVASVRHKSGSRSYTYCVMRVLGERFKSYDAEGTIFGAINKKQLQNLPIVMPRPDIISLFEELVYPLDESIRSFVEEMRALSQIRDTLLPKLISGELRVPDAERVLEAVG
- a CDS encoding class I SAM-dependent DNA methyltransferase, producing MAMEAQENRFLEVLRELGGRAGNEALRARLGWSSGQYEAVRQMLLDEGAIQKGRGRGGSVRLAGGEAAEKKPDASGEGSKKAGTRGSGARGGRSAGRAKRSGTKNGANNGANLGFENKLWEMADKLRGHMDASEYKHVVLGLIFLKYISDAFQEKYQELEAKRETEYTDPEDRDEYLAENIFWVPPEARWEKIQAAAPQPTIGQTIDGAMAAIERENPSLKGVLPKDYSRPTLDKTRLGELVKLVGDIDLKARESGVKDPLGRVYEYFLGRFAAAEGKGGGEFYTPQCVVQLLVEMIQPYQGRVYDPCCGSGGMFVQSEKFVEEHGGRRGDIAIYGQESNPTTWRLAKMNLAIRRIDADLGPHHADTFHNDLHKDRKADYLLANPPFNMSDWGGERLREDPRWRYGVPPANNANYAWIQHFIHHLAPNGIAGFVMANGSLSTSTNAEFAIRKGIIEDDLVDCIVALPGQLFYTTQIPVSLWFVTRSKKADPKRGFRDRAGETLFIDARRMGRLVDRVHRELTPDEIRQIAEVYHAWKRGEGYEDKPGWWKSATLEEIRDHGYVLTPGRYVGAEEQEDDGVPFEQKMAELTKKLSEQFNEAHRLEKTIVKNLTTLGFWEGEP
- a CDS encoding ATP-binding protein, which translates into the protein MTPEGLERLISGGEKLNVEFKGEARGTLSDRDLVETVVCLANRRSSEPAWLLIGVEDDGRVTGARPRHGSRGTDPARLASLIAGRTRPSLAVSVRLVPVQGRDVLVIEIPPCRTPVGTADGRYLRRALGGDGRPACVPMQPHEFHSLLSDRGLEDYSAAVVAGARWEDLDPLEFERFRRTIRERRGRGDETLLDLSDLELARALGALWADGDGEAIRVLGLLLFGKEEALRRHLPTHEVAFQVLRQQAVEVNDFFRWPVLRVMEELETRFRAKVGEKEVLVGMLRVGVPDYPPAAFREAVANALIHRDYTRLGAVHVQWHEDRIEISNPGGFPEGVRLDNLLVTAPRPRNPLLADAFKRAGIVERTARGIDTIFHEQLRNGRPAPSYDRSDDTGVILVLPGGEANLDFVRLVTEESQSGRILGLDQLLVLNALWQERSLTTGRAAALIQKPEAEARAVLHRLVEAGLAESRGQRKGRTWHLSAATYRRLGQEAAYVRQRGFEPFQQEQMVLQYVEKHGRITRREAAELCRISGPQAYRLLNRLVRQGRIAREGRRGRGVRYRKITD
- a CDS encoding type II toxin-antitoxin system VapC family toxin, which encodes MRVVDSCGWLEVFTDGPAADAYAELLTPSEAVLVPAVVLYEVYKVLAAKAGEEVALRCSGFMQQSTVVSLDAALTLEAADHALRHGLAMAGAMVYATARRHGAELVTSDADLRGLPGVRFVAK
- a CDS encoding AbrB/MazE/SpoVT family DNA-binding domain-containing protein, giving the protein METTISSKFQVVIPAPIRKAAGLKPRQKLQVFEKGGIVYMVPLQTLEELRGVAKGCDVSGYRDKTDRLG